From Clarias gariepinus isolate MV-2021 ecotype Netherlands chromosome 2, CGAR_prim_01v2, whole genome shotgun sequence, one genomic window encodes:
- the ttc13 gene encoding tetratricopeptide repeat protein 13 isoform X1, producing the protein MMLRCYHLHNAPNMAPAGRAVVVLALSVLYLCGAIISTDYFSTLALFNGELNERGCAPASEWEEFSPDCDPNVLQLEDPECEDGSNVDCESVFSLNAEKILSQARLFVEQQRFPFPVDDQNTNEELAIGYVLIGNGLYDEAIKHFSLLLQGDPELVSAMYGRGLAYGKKSLQDIKNADLALYELSRVITLEPNRPEVYEHRAEILSPLGRISEALSDLTKAIQLQPSARLYRHRGTLLFISEDYVAAMEDFQQSLELKRNQPIAMLYKGLTFFHRGLLKEAIETFKAALKLKSDFIDAHKSLAQAYRELGDFDSALESFQKALLLNQNHLQSLQLRGMMLYHHGSLQDAIGNFKRCLQLEPYNEVCQYMKGLSHVAMGQFYEGIKAQTKVMLNDPMLGQKASSEYLKVKYLREYSRYLHSHLDIPVAEYNVDQDLPGNFKNHWAKNLPFLIEDYEEQPGLQPHIKDVLPQDFESYSEEVQKLICTADHLGTLMQYNTSGFLSNQRIHRAMGLASIEVMQAMQRTWTNSKVRVNGKTRQLQWRDMFDIAVKWRRIADPDQPVLWLDQMPEQSLSRGFNNHINLIRGQIINIRYMEYFSRILDFIKDRILVYHSAYNPRGVQEVKQALEDVSKVEDLLPIMKQFNSKTRDGFTVNSKVPSMKDAGTEYDGFTVTITGDRVGNMLFSVETQTTEERTQQYQSEIEALYKDLTAKGKALMLSSELGDSDAVCNLVLSLVYYFCNLMPLSRGSSIVAYSVVMGALMASGKEVAGRIPTGKLVDFEAMTTPSPDRFTKTAKSWMNLKSLPSWYQNLPSVPETFQFARTMIEVLNTDASSHCPKTS; encoded by the exons ATCCGAACGTTCTCCAGCTGGAGGATCCGGAGTGCGAGGACGGCAGCAACGTGGACTGCGAGTCTGTCTTCTCTCTGAATGCAGAGAAGATTCTG AGCCAGGCCAGACTCTTTGTGGAGCAGCAGCGTTTTCCGTTCCCTGTTGACGATCAGAACACCAACGAGGAGCTTG CCATAGGATACGTCCTCATCGGCAACGGGCTCTACGATGAAGCCATCAAACACTTCTCCCTGTTACTGCAG GGCGATCCGGAGCTGGTCAGCGCCATGTACGGCAGAGGGTTAGCGTATGGGAAAAAAAGCCTGCAG gacatAAAGAACGCAGACTTGGCTCTGTATGAGCTAAGCAGAGTGATCACGCTGGAGCCCAACAGGCCAGAGGTGTACGAACATAGAGCagag ATTCTCTCTCCACTCGGACGGATCAGCGAAGCTCTGAGCGACCTCACGAAAGCCATCCAGCTGCAGCCTTCAGCACGACTTTACCGCCACCGAGGAACCCTCCTTTTCATCTCGGAG GACTACGTGGCTGCCATGGAGGACTTCCAGCAGTCTCTGGAGCTGAAGAGGAACCAGCCGATCGCCATGCTCTATAAAGGCCTCACCTTCTTCCACAGAGGCCTGCTTAAG GAGGCCATTGAGACATTTAAAGCAGCGCTGAAGTTGAAGTCGGACTTTATTGACGCACACAAAAGCCTGGCTCAGGCATACAG ggagctAGGTGATTTCGACAGTGCATTGGAGAGTTTCCAGAAAGCTCTGCTGCTGAACCAGAATCATCTCCAGTCTCTGCAGCTCAGAGGGATGATGCTGTATCATCACGGCAGCCTGCAGGACGCCATCGGCAACTTCAAG AGGTGCCTGCAGCTGGAGCCGTATAACGAGGTGTGTCAGTACATGAAGGGCCTAAGCCACGTGGCCATGGGGCAGTTCTATGAAGGCATCAAGGCTCAGACTAAAGTCATGCTGAACGACCCGATGCTGGGCCAGAAAGCCAGCTCCGAGTATCTCAAAGTCAAATACCTCCGAG AGTACTCTCGATACTTGCACTCTCACCTGGACATCCCTGTAGCGGAGTACAACGTTGATCAAGATCTTCCCGGGAACTTTAAAAACCACTGGGCGAAAAACCTCCCCTTCCTCATCGAGGACTATGAAGAGCAGCCTGGACTGCAGCCGCACATtaa GGATGTTCTACCTCAGGATTTCGAGAGTTACTCCGAGGAGGTGCAGAAGCTGATCTGCACGGCGGATCATCTCGGCACACTCATGCAGTACAACACGTCAGGGTTCCTGTCCAATCAGCGCATCCACAGAG CCATGGGTCTGGCCAGCATAGAGGTGATGCAGGCGATGCAGCGGACGTGGACCAACTCGAAGGTGCGCGTCAACGGCAAAACCAGGCAACTCCAGTGGAGAGACATGTTTGACATTGCTGTTAAATGGAGGAG GATTGCTGATCCAGATCAGCCTGTCTTATGGTTGGATCAGATGCCAGAACAGAGCCTGAGCAGAGGGTTTAATAATCACATCAACCTTATCAG ggGTCAGATCATCAACATCAGATACATGGAATACTTCAGCAGAATCCTGGACTTCATTAAAGACAGAATCTTAGTGTATCACAG TGCGTACAACCCTCGAGGAGTGCAGGAGGTCAAGCAGGCGCTGGAGGACGTCAGCAAAGTGGAGGACCTGCTGCCTATAATGAAG CAGTTCAACAGTAAAACCAGAGACGGGTTCACGGTGAACTCGAAGGTGCCGAGTATGAAGGATGCTGGGACGGAGTACGATGGCTTCACCGTCACCATCACCGGAGACCG cgTGGGAAACATGCTGTTCTCAGTGGAGACTCAGACCACAGAGGAGAGGACGCAGCAGTACCAGTCAGAGATCGAGGCTCTGTATAAAGACCTGACGGCGAAAGGCAAAGCACTCATGCTGTCCTCCGAGCTGGGG gattcAGATGCGGTGTGTAACCTCGTCCTCTCCCTGGTCTATTATTTCTGTAACCTCATGCCCCTGTCCCGAGGCTCCAG catcgTGGCATACTCAGTGGTAATGGGAGCTCTCATGGCGAGCGGGAAAGAAGTTGCAGGCAGAATTCCAACCGGGAAG CTGGTTGATTTCGAAGCCATGACCACGCCCAGTCCCGACCGCTTCACCAAAACGGCCAAAAGCTGGATGAACTTAAAGAG TCTGCCAAGCTGGTACCAGAACCTTCCGTCTGTACCCGAGACCTTCCAGTTCGCCAGAACCATGATCGAGGTCCTGAACACTGACGCGTCCTCGCACTGTCCCAAAACATCCTAA
- the ttc13 gene encoding tetratricopeptide repeat protein 13 isoform X2: MMLRCYHLHNAPNMAPAGRAVVVLALSVLYLCGAIISTDYFSTLALFNGELNERGCAPASEWEEFSPDCDPNVLQLEDPECEDGSNVDCESVFSLNAEKILSQARLFVEQQRFPFPVDDQNTNEELAIGYVLIGNGLYDEAIKHFSLLLQGDPELVSAMYGRGLAYGKKSLQDIKNADLALYELSRVITLEPNRPEVYEHRAEILSPLGRISEALSDLTKAIQLQPSARLYRHRGTLLFISEDYVAAMEDFQQSLELKRNQPIAMLYKGLTFFHRGLLKEAIETFKAALKLKSDFIDAHKSLAQAYRELGDFDSALESFQKALLLNQNHLQSLQLRGMMLYHHGSLQDAIGNFKRCLQLEPYNEVCQYMKGLSHVAMGQFYEGIKAQTKVMLNDPMLGQKASSEYLKVKYLREYSRYLHSHLDIPVAEYNVDQDLPGNFKNHWAKNLPFLIEDYEEQPGLQPHIKDVLPQDFESYSEEVQKLICTADHLGTLMQYNTSGFLSNQRIHRAMGLASIEVMQAMQRTWTNSKVRVNGKTRQLQWRDMFDIAVKWRRIADPDQPVLWLDQMPEQSLSRGFNNHINLIRGQIINIRYMEYFSRILDFIKDRILVYHSAYNPRGVQEVKQALEDVSKVEDLLPIMKFNSKTRDGFTVNSKVPSMKDAGTEYDGFTVTITGDRVGNMLFSVETQTTEERTQQYQSEIEALYKDLTAKGKALMLSSELGDSDAVCNLVLSLVYYFCNLMPLSRGSSIVAYSVVMGALMASGKEVAGRIPTGKLVDFEAMTTPSPDRFTKTAKSWMNLKSLPSWYQNLPSVPETFQFARTMIEVLNTDASSHCPKTS, translated from the exons ATCCGAACGTTCTCCAGCTGGAGGATCCGGAGTGCGAGGACGGCAGCAACGTGGACTGCGAGTCTGTCTTCTCTCTGAATGCAGAGAAGATTCTG AGCCAGGCCAGACTCTTTGTGGAGCAGCAGCGTTTTCCGTTCCCTGTTGACGATCAGAACACCAACGAGGAGCTTG CCATAGGATACGTCCTCATCGGCAACGGGCTCTACGATGAAGCCATCAAACACTTCTCCCTGTTACTGCAG GGCGATCCGGAGCTGGTCAGCGCCATGTACGGCAGAGGGTTAGCGTATGGGAAAAAAAGCCTGCAG gacatAAAGAACGCAGACTTGGCTCTGTATGAGCTAAGCAGAGTGATCACGCTGGAGCCCAACAGGCCAGAGGTGTACGAACATAGAGCagag ATTCTCTCTCCACTCGGACGGATCAGCGAAGCTCTGAGCGACCTCACGAAAGCCATCCAGCTGCAGCCTTCAGCACGACTTTACCGCCACCGAGGAACCCTCCTTTTCATCTCGGAG GACTACGTGGCTGCCATGGAGGACTTCCAGCAGTCTCTGGAGCTGAAGAGGAACCAGCCGATCGCCATGCTCTATAAAGGCCTCACCTTCTTCCACAGAGGCCTGCTTAAG GAGGCCATTGAGACATTTAAAGCAGCGCTGAAGTTGAAGTCGGACTTTATTGACGCACACAAAAGCCTGGCTCAGGCATACAG ggagctAGGTGATTTCGACAGTGCATTGGAGAGTTTCCAGAAAGCTCTGCTGCTGAACCAGAATCATCTCCAGTCTCTGCAGCTCAGAGGGATGATGCTGTATCATCACGGCAGCCTGCAGGACGCCATCGGCAACTTCAAG AGGTGCCTGCAGCTGGAGCCGTATAACGAGGTGTGTCAGTACATGAAGGGCCTAAGCCACGTGGCCATGGGGCAGTTCTATGAAGGCATCAAGGCTCAGACTAAAGTCATGCTGAACGACCCGATGCTGGGCCAGAAAGCCAGCTCCGAGTATCTCAAAGTCAAATACCTCCGAG AGTACTCTCGATACTTGCACTCTCACCTGGACATCCCTGTAGCGGAGTACAACGTTGATCAAGATCTTCCCGGGAACTTTAAAAACCACTGGGCGAAAAACCTCCCCTTCCTCATCGAGGACTATGAAGAGCAGCCTGGACTGCAGCCGCACATtaa GGATGTTCTACCTCAGGATTTCGAGAGTTACTCCGAGGAGGTGCAGAAGCTGATCTGCACGGCGGATCATCTCGGCACACTCATGCAGTACAACACGTCAGGGTTCCTGTCCAATCAGCGCATCCACAGAG CCATGGGTCTGGCCAGCATAGAGGTGATGCAGGCGATGCAGCGGACGTGGACCAACTCGAAGGTGCGCGTCAACGGCAAAACCAGGCAACTCCAGTGGAGAGACATGTTTGACATTGCTGTTAAATGGAGGAG GATTGCTGATCCAGATCAGCCTGTCTTATGGTTGGATCAGATGCCAGAACAGAGCCTGAGCAGAGGGTTTAATAATCACATCAACCTTATCAG ggGTCAGATCATCAACATCAGATACATGGAATACTTCAGCAGAATCCTGGACTTCATTAAAGACAGAATCTTAGTGTATCACAG TGCGTACAACCCTCGAGGAGTGCAGGAGGTCAAGCAGGCGCTGGAGGACGTCAGCAAAGTGGAGGACCTGCTGCCTATAATGAAG TTCAACAGTAAAACCAGAGACGGGTTCACGGTGAACTCGAAGGTGCCGAGTATGAAGGATGCTGGGACGGAGTACGATGGCTTCACCGTCACCATCACCGGAGACCG cgTGGGAAACATGCTGTTCTCAGTGGAGACTCAGACCACAGAGGAGAGGACGCAGCAGTACCAGTCAGAGATCGAGGCTCTGTATAAAGACCTGACGGCGAAAGGCAAAGCACTCATGCTGTCCTCCGAGCTGGGG gattcAGATGCGGTGTGTAACCTCGTCCTCTCCCTGGTCTATTATTTCTGTAACCTCATGCCCCTGTCCCGAGGCTCCAG catcgTGGCATACTCAGTGGTAATGGGAGCTCTCATGGCGAGCGGGAAAGAAGTTGCAGGCAGAATTCCAACCGGGAAG CTGGTTGATTTCGAAGCCATGACCACGCCCAGTCCCGACCGCTTCACCAAAACGGCCAAAAGCTGGATGAACTTAAAGAG TCTGCCAAGCTGGTACCAGAACCTTCCGTCTGTACCCGAGACCTTCCAGTTCGCCAGAACCATGATCGAGGTCCTGAACACTGACGCGTCCTCGCACTGTCCCAAAACATCCTAA
- the ttc13 gene encoding tetratricopeptide repeat protein 13 isoform X3, which yields MKLLGWIQVTLCTYGVTSQTLTYADPNVLQLEDPECEDGSNVDCESVFSLNAEKILSQARLFVEQQRFPFPVDDQNTNEELAIGYVLIGNGLYDEAIKHFSLLLQGDPELVSAMYGRGLAYGKKSLQDIKNADLALYELSRVITLEPNRPEVYEHRAEILSPLGRISEALSDLTKAIQLQPSARLYRHRGTLLFISEDYVAAMEDFQQSLELKRNQPIAMLYKGLTFFHRGLLKEAIETFKAALKLKSDFIDAHKSLAQAYRELGDFDSALESFQKALLLNQNHLQSLQLRGMMLYHHGSLQDAIGNFKRCLQLEPYNEVCQYMKGLSHVAMGQFYEGIKAQTKVMLNDPMLGQKASSEYLKVKYLREYSRYLHSHLDIPVAEYNVDQDLPGNFKNHWAKNLPFLIEDYEEQPGLQPHIKDVLPQDFESYSEEVQKLICTADHLGTLMQYNTSGFLSNQRIHRAMGLASIEVMQAMQRTWTNSKVRVNGKTRQLQWRDMFDIAVKWRRIADPDQPVLWLDQMPEQSLSRGFNNHINLIRGQIINIRYMEYFSRILDFIKDRILVYHSAYNPRGVQEVKQALEDVSKVEDLLPIMKQFNSKTRDGFTVNSKVPSMKDAGTEYDGFTVTITGDRVGNMLFSVETQTTEERTQQYQSEIEALYKDLTAKGKALMLSSELGDSDAVCNLVLSLVYYFCNLMPLSRGSSIVAYSVVMGALMASGKEVAGRIPTGKLVDFEAMTTPSPDRFTKTAKSWMNLKSLPSWYQNLPSVPETFQFARTMIEVLNTDASSHCPKTS from the exons CAAACACTTACATATGCAG ATCCGAACGTTCTCCAGCTGGAGGATCCGGAGTGCGAGGACGGCAGCAACGTGGACTGCGAGTCTGTCTTCTCTCTGAATGCAGAGAAGATTCTG AGCCAGGCCAGACTCTTTGTGGAGCAGCAGCGTTTTCCGTTCCCTGTTGACGATCAGAACACCAACGAGGAGCTTG CCATAGGATACGTCCTCATCGGCAACGGGCTCTACGATGAAGCCATCAAACACTTCTCCCTGTTACTGCAG GGCGATCCGGAGCTGGTCAGCGCCATGTACGGCAGAGGGTTAGCGTATGGGAAAAAAAGCCTGCAG gacatAAAGAACGCAGACTTGGCTCTGTATGAGCTAAGCAGAGTGATCACGCTGGAGCCCAACAGGCCAGAGGTGTACGAACATAGAGCagag ATTCTCTCTCCACTCGGACGGATCAGCGAAGCTCTGAGCGACCTCACGAAAGCCATCCAGCTGCAGCCTTCAGCACGACTTTACCGCCACCGAGGAACCCTCCTTTTCATCTCGGAG GACTACGTGGCTGCCATGGAGGACTTCCAGCAGTCTCTGGAGCTGAAGAGGAACCAGCCGATCGCCATGCTCTATAAAGGCCTCACCTTCTTCCACAGAGGCCTGCTTAAG GAGGCCATTGAGACATTTAAAGCAGCGCTGAAGTTGAAGTCGGACTTTATTGACGCACACAAAAGCCTGGCTCAGGCATACAG ggagctAGGTGATTTCGACAGTGCATTGGAGAGTTTCCAGAAAGCTCTGCTGCTGAACCAGAATCATCTCCAGTCTCTGCAGCTCAGAGGGATGATGCTGTATCATCACGGCAGCCTGCAGGACGCCATCGGCAACTTCAAG AGGTGCCTGCAGCTGGAGCCGTATAACGAGGTGTGTCAGTACATGAAGGGCCTAAGCCACGTGGCCATGGGGCAGTTCTATGAAGGCATCAAGGCTCAGACTAAAGTCATGCTGAACGACCCGATGCTGGGCCAGAAAGCCAGCTCCGAGTATCTCAAAGTCAAATACCTCCGAG AGTACTCTCGATACTTGCACTCTCACCTGGACATCCCTGTAGCGGAGTACAACGTTGATCAAGATCTTCCCGGGAACTTTAAAAACCACTGGGCGAAAAACCTCCCCTTCCTCATCGAGGACTATGAAGAGCAGCCTGGACTGCAGCCGCACATtaa GGATGTTCTACCTCAGGATTTCGAGAGTTACTCCGAGGAGGTGCAGAAGCTGATCTGCACGGCGGATCATCTCGGCACACTCATGCAGTACAACACGTCAGGGTTCCTGTCCAATCAGCGCATCCACAGAG CCATGGGTCTGGCCAGCATAGAGGTGATGCAGGCGATGCAGCGGACGTGGACCAACTCGAAGGTGCGCGTCAACGGCAAAACCAGGCAACTCCAGTGGAGAGACATGTTTGACATTGCTGTTAAATGGAGGAG GATTGCTGATCCAGATCAGCCTGTCTTATGGTTGGATCAGATGCCAGAACAGAGCCTGAGCAGAGGGTTTAATAATCACATCAACCTTATCAG ggGTCAGATCATCAACATCAGATACATGGAATACTTCAGCAGAATCCTGGACTTCATTAAAGACAGAATCTTAGTGTATCACAG TGCGTACAACCCTCGAGGAGTGCAGGAGGTCAAGCAGGCGCTGGAGGACGTCAGCAAAGTGGAGGACCTGCTGCCTATAATGAAG CAGTTCAACAGTAAAACCAGAGACGGGTTCACGGTGAACTCGAAGGTGCCGAGTATGAAGGATGCTGGGACGGAGTACGATGGCTTCACCGTCACCATCACCGGAGACCG cgTGGGAAACATGCTGTTCTCAGTGGAGACTCAGACCACAGAGGAGAGGACGCAGCAGTACCAGTCAGAGATCGAGGCTCTGTATAAAGACCTGACGGCGAAAGGCAAAGCACTCATGCTGTCCTCCGAGCTGGGG gattcAGATGCGGTGTGTAACCTCGTCCTCTCCCTGGTCTATTATTTCTGTAACCTCATGCCCCTGTCCCGAGGCTCCAG catcgTGGCATACTCAGTGGTAATGGGAGCTCTCATGGCGAGCGGGAAAGAAGTTGCAGGCAGAATTCCAACCGGGAAG CTGGTTGATTTCGAAGCCATGACCACGCCCAGTCCCGACCGCTTCACCAAAACGGCCAAAAGCTGGATGAACTTAAAGAG TCTGCCAAGCTGGTACCAGAACCTTCCGTCTGTACCCGAGACCTTCCAGTTCGCCAGAACCATGATCGAGGTCCTGAACACTGACGCGTCCTCGCACTGTCCCAAAACATCCTAA